A segment of the Streptomyces pactum genome:
ATCTCCGGGGCTTTCGGCGCCTCCGGGATCTCCGGGGGCGCCCGGTGCCGGGTGCTGGACCTGTGCCCGCGGGTTTTGTGCCGTCGGGGCTCGGGGCTCGGGGCTCGGGGCTCGGGGGTGCCGGTGCGGCTCGAGCCGTGGGCGCGGGGTGCGTGGGCGCGGGGTGCGTGGGCGCGGGGTGCGTGGGCGCGGCGCGCCGGGAGTCCGGCGTGCCCGTGCCGTCGGCGTCCTGGCCGACGGGGGCCGGGTCCGGCAGCGCGTCCCCGCGCCACCGGCGCCCCGGACGGCGGAAGCCGGCCGAAGCCGCGGTCGGCTTCGGCGCGTACCGCGCCGCTTCGGGGGTACCGGCAGCGGGACCGACTCATGGCTCCGGGCCCCGACCGGACGGCCGGCGGGGGCTCGTCACTCCCCGCCGATCGCCCACTGGCCGCCCGAGGACTCCACCAGGAGACTGGCCCCATGCGCACTGTCACAGCAACGGCCGCCGCCGTCACCGCAGCCCTGGCGGCCGGTGCAGCGAGCGTCGCCGCCGGCCGGCTCGCCAGCGACGCCGCGCTCAAGGCGGCTCCCGGCCGGCCCCTGCCCACCGAACCCCGGCTCACCGTGCACGGCACCGCCGCCGGGCAGATCACCCTCACCCGGGATCTGGCCGCACTGCGCCCCGGCCGTTACGGCCTCGCAGGCGACGGTTCGCACGCGGTGGTCGGCCCGGTCCTCGGCACGGCCGAGCACGACGCCGACACAGTCGTCCGCCGCCTCGAACGCGTCACACACGGCACCCTCGCGGCCGGCGACCGGGCGTGGTTCACCCCGAACCTGTACGTCGGGAACCCGGGCACCGCCCTCGACCTCGAGTACGCCGACGTCGAGGTCCCCGGCGAACTCGGCCCGCTGCCCGCCTGGTTCCTGCCCGGTTCCCGCCCGACCTGGATCATCGCCGTGCACGGCCTGGGCGCCACCCGCGAACACGCCATGAACTTCATGGCACCCCTGCGCCGCCGGCACGTCCCGGTGCTCGCCCTCGCCTACCGCGGCGATGTCGGCGCCCCGCCCTCGCCGGACGGCCTGCACCACTTCGGCGAGACCGAGTGGCGCGACCTGGACGCGGCCGTCCGCTACGCCCTGGACCACGGCGCCCGCCAGGTCGTTCTGCTCGGCTGGTCCACCGGCGCCACCATGGCCCTGCGCACCGCCGCGCTCTCCGGCGTACGCGAGCGCATCGCGGGGCTCGTGTTGGACTCCCCGGTCCTCAGTTGGGAGACCACCCTGCGCGCCCTGGCCACCGCCCGCCGCACACCGGGCGCCCTCCTCCCGCTCGCCGTCCGCGCCGCCCAGGGCCGCGCCGGCCTGCACGCCGACAGCGACGTCCACACCGGGGGCCTCTACCGCCCGGCGGTCCCTACCCTGATCTTCCACGGCCCCGACGACGTGGTGGCCCCGTGGCGGCTCTCCCGCCGCCTCGCCGACACCCACCCGCGCCTGGTCGCCCTCCACACGGTCGAGGGCGCCCCGCACGGCGCCATGTGGAACGCCGACCCCGACCACTACGAAGAGATCCTGCGCCGCTTCATGACCCCACTGGTGTGACCCCCGAGCATCCCCGGCCCACCCCCCCCCCGCTCCGGTTCCGTTTAGCGTCGTACCACTGGCCTGTTCCGATGCCCCGACGCCGTACCGGACCGGCGCGTCCACCGTCCCGGGCACCGGCCGTGGCATTCCGTTTGGGTTTTCGGACCGTCAACCGGAAGACTGCACCCGTGACGTCCCGTATCCCGCGCGACTCCAGGCTTCGACTCGTCCGCCCGCGACCCCTGGCCGCCGCCCCCCAAGCGATGAACCAGCGGCGACCGCGCCGCGCCGCGCCGCGACCTCCGGAGGGCACACCGGCCCGGTCGGAGCTGGCCAGAATGGCGCGCTCCGGCCTGGCCGACGCGGCCCGCGTCGCCCGCTGGGCCGACACCGCCCTGGGCCCCGGCCGCGGCAGCGCGACCGCGGACGGCAAGGCCACCCTCTCCGACGCGACCGCCGACCAGGCGGCCCGGGAGCTGGGCCTGACCGCGGCCAAGGTCCGCGCCGACTGGGACACCGCCCGACTCGCCGGACTGGTCGAGGTGCACGGCGACAGCGCCCGCCCCGGCTGGCGGCTGCGCGCCTGGAACCGCGACGACAGCGCCGTACTGCGCGGCTGGGTCGCCCTCTTCGACGCCTGGTCGCTGGCCCACCCCGAGCCCGACGGGCAGGAGCCCGCCGCCGTGGCCGAGGTCATCTCCGCGATGCCCCAGGTGCTCTCCTTCCTCCAGTTGTCTGCCGGGCCCGTCCCGGTGGCGCAGCTCCTGGACCTGCTGGAGCAGCGCGTCACCGAACTGCGCACCGAGCGCTGCGAGGTGCCCTACGGCCCCCGTCTCGAGCCCGGCACGCCGCAGTCCCCGCCGTCCGCACCGCTCACCGACGCCGCCGCCGACACCCCGCTCGCCCCCCTCCTCGACTGGGCCCTGCACGCCCTCGCCTCCGTCGGCGCCCTCACTTGCGGCGACGGCCACGCCACGCTCACGCCGCTCGGGAGCTGGGCGGTCTGGGTCAAGCTGGAGCAGATCTGCGTCGCCGCCCAGAGCCCGGCCGGGAACATCGAGCAGTCGGCCGAGGACATGCTCCGCGGCTGCGCCCAGCTCCGCCCGAACGCCGCCCGGGCCGAGTACCGGGCCTGGCTCGCCGCCCGCCCCGTCGGCAGCGCCGTCGCCGAGCTGCTCGCCGGCGCCCGCGGCGAGGACGCCCTGCTGCGCGGCCTCGCCTTCGAGGCGCTGCGCGTCGTCGGTGCCCCCGCCGAGCCCGATGTCCGCGCCGTCCTCGACGAGCCGACGCTGCGGCCGTACGCCCTGCTGTGGCTGGCCGAGCACGACGGCGCCGACCCCGAGGACGCCCACGAGGTGCTCACGCGCCAGGAGGCCACGTGGCTGTGGGTCGACACCGCGGCCGCCGTCGCCGACCACGGCGAGGCGCCACTGCTCGTCCGGCACCTGGAGTCGGCGGTGCAGGCCACCGTCCCGGCCCTGCTGGACGAGGTCCGGGCCGTCGGCCATCCCCGCACCGTGCAGGTCCTGGTCGCCCTCGCCGCGGCGCACCCCGACCCCGCCCTGGCCAAGGCCGTACGCAGGGCGGCCTTCCAGGTCCACACCGGAGGTAGCTGACCACGCCGGGCATCCGAGCCCGAGGCCCGGTCGGAGCCCCGTGCCCGGCCCCGTGCCCAGCCGCCCGTCCGGCCCCGGCTCCGGACCACCCACGCGACGTAGCCCACCGCGCACGGCCCACCGCGCACGGCCTGCGGCGCACGGCCCGCCGCGCACGGCCCACCGCGCACGGCCTGCGGCGCACGGCCCACCGCGCACGGCCTGCGGCGCACGGCCCACCGCGCACGGCCCGCCGCGCACGGCCCACCGCGCACGGCCCACCGCGCACGGCCCGCCGCGCACGGCCCACCGCGCACGGTCGGCCGCGAACAACCGGACGCGTACGACCAGCCCCGACCGACCGCGGACGCTCTCCGCACGGGCGACGAGCAGGCGGTGCACAGCCCGGTGCGCCGCTCGCGGCGGTACACCGGTCCGGTGCCGCGGCGGCACACCGATCCGCCCACGGGCCGGCCGCGAACCGCCGGAGGCTACCCGCGGATCTCCGGCGCGTACGTCCCGAAGCTCCAGACGTTTCCCTCCAGGTCCCGGGCCATGTAGTCCCGCGATCCGTAGTCCTGGTCCGTCGGGGGCATCAGGATCTCCGCGCCGTGTTCCACGGCCCGCCGGTGATGGGCGTCGACGTCCGCCACCACGACGTACACCCCCGTCGGGCCGGCGTTCTTCATCGCCTCGTCGAAGCGGCTGCCCGTGCCCTTCGAACCGAGCATGACCGCGCCGTTGCCCTGGGCCAGCTCGGCGTGGGCCACCGAGCCGTCCTCGCCCTCGTACACCGCCAGTTCCGTGAAGCCGAAGGCCTGGGTGAGCTGGCGGACCGCCGCCTTGGCATCCGCGTACAGCAGCGTCGGGTAGACGCTCGGACGCCCGCCGTCCATGCCTGCCATGCCGATCACTCCTTTGTGAGCCGGTACCGGAGGAGTGGACGCCACGAAGACCGGCGAAGTCCGGAAAATCATGGAATCCAGCCCTGACGCCCAGTCTCGCACCGACCACTGACAACGCTCCTGACCCGCGTGTGCGAACACAGGACCCCCGAACAAGGGGCCGCGAACGCCGGAACCCGGGAAAAGCGGTTGCACGGCCCCGTTAGAATGGCCCCCATGGCCATTCTCCTCGCGCATTAGACGGCGGGAACGCCCGCCCGTCGCCCGCCACCACTCTTTGAACGGCGCGCTGCGCGCGGCACCCCCCTCGCCGCCCATCCCGCCAACCACCCGCCCAGGAGTCTGACCGTGATCTCCGCCTCCGGCATCGAGCTGCGCGCCGGTGCCCGCGTCCTCATCGAAAGCGCCACCTTCCGCATCGCCAAGGGTGACCGCATCGGCCTGGTCGGCCGCAACGGCGCCGGCAAGACCACCCTCACCAAGGTGCTCGCCGGCGAGGGCCAGCCCGCCGCCGGCGCCGTCACCCGCTCCGGCGAGGTCGGCTACCTCCCGCAGGACCCGCGCACCGGCGACCTCGACGTACTCGCCCGCGACCGCGTCCTGTCCGCGCGCGGCCTGGACACCCTGATCCGCAAGATGCGCGACAACGAACAGCGCATCGCCAACGGTCAGGGCGCCACCCGCGAGAAGGCCCTCAAGCAGTACGAGCGCCAGGAGACGGAGTTCCTCACCAAGGGCGGGTACGCCGCCGAGGCCGAGGCCGCCACCATCGCCGCCGCGCTCAATCTGCCCGACCGCGTGCTCGGGCAGCCCCTGCACACGCTCTCCGGTGGTCAGCGCCGCCGTATCGAGCTGGCCCGGATCCTGTTCTCGGACGCGGACACCCTGCTGCTCGACGAGCCCACCAACCACCTCGACGCCGACTCGATCGTCTGGCTGCGCGACTACCTGAAGAGCTACCGCGGCGGCTTCATCGTGATCTCCCACGACGTCGACCTGGTCGAGACGGTCGTCAACAAGGTGTTCTACCTGGACGCCAACCGCTCGCAGATCGACGTCTACAACATGGGCTGGAAGCTCTACCAGCAGCAGCGCGAGGCCGACGAGAAGCGCCGCAAGCGCGAACGGCAGAACGCGGAGAAGAAGGCCTCCGCCCTCCATTCGCAGGCCGACAAGATGCGCGCCAAGGCCACCAAGACCGTCGCCGCGCAGAACATGGCCCGCCGCGCGGACAAGCTGCTGGCCGGCCTGGAGGCCGAGCGGAAGTCCGACAAGGTCGCCAAGCTCCGCTTCCCCGAGCCGGCGCCCTGCGGCAAGACCCCGCTGACCGCCGAGGGCCTGTCCAAGTCGTACGGCTCCCTGGAGATTTTCACCGACGTCGACCTGGCCATCGACAAGGGTTCCCGGGTCGTCATCCTCGGCCTCAACGGCGCGGGCAAGACCACCCTGCTGCGGCTCCTCGGCGGTGTCGAGAAGCCCGACACCGGCCAGGTCGTCGAGGGCCACGGGCTCAAGCTCGGCTACTACGCGCAGGAGCACGAGACCCTCGACCCCGAGCGCACCGTCCTGGAGAACATGCGCTCCGCCAACCCCGACCTCGACCTCGTCGAGGTCCGCAAGACGCTGGGCTCGTTCCTGTTCTCCGGCGACGACGTCGACAAGCCCGCCGGTGTCCTGTCCGGCGGCGAGAAGACCCGCCTCGCACTGGCCACCCTCGTGGTCTCCTCGGCCAACGTGCTGCTGCTGGACGAGCCGACCAACAACCTCGACCCCGCCAGCCGCGAGGAGATCCTCGGCGCGCTGCGCACCTACAAGGGCGCGGTCGTCCTGGTCACCCACGACGAGGGAGCCGTCGAGGCGCTCCAGCCGGAGCGGATCATTCTGCTTCCGGACGGCGTCGAGGACCTGTGGGGCGCCGACTACGCGGACCTCGTCGCCCTGGCTTGATCGAATGGATGATCCACTGGGTATGGATCATTCGACCGATCCGTGATCCACCATCTGTGTGAGATCTCCTCATCACGAGGTGTGTCGTACATCGATTTCGCGGCCGGGCCCCCAGTCACCGGGGGCCCGGCCGTTACGCCCTTCTGACCTGGAACTTCGCGGAAAAACCCGTTCGGCCGTACGCGCACGATCCTCTGGAATCAAAGATTCCGTATGTGGGGACTCGCTCCTGTCGTCACAACCTTGTCTCATCGACCTTGCCGAATGGGTGGCCATGAAGCCCTGGAGGGGTGATCATGAGGAGACCAGAGCGCACTTCCCATGAGGAGGCACGGGTGGCCGAGACTCTGAAGAAGGGCAGCCGGGTAACCGGCGCCGCGCGCGACAAGCTCGCGGCAGACCTGAAGAAGAAGTACGACGCCGGTGCGAGCATCCGGGCGTTGGCCGAGGAAACCGGCCGCTCGTATGGCTTTGTGCACCGCATGCTCAGTGAGTCGGGTGTCACGCTCCGAGGGCGTGGCGGGGCTACCCGGGGCAAAAAGGCCACATCGGCCTGATGCTCCGGGCGGCCCCTCGACTCCGAAAGTGAAGGTGGCCACCCGGCCGGTCGTCCGACCGTCCGGGTGGTTACTGTGCAGTCACTTAGCTCTGCCGTCGTACGGCGTCGAAGCCGGCGCACGGCGGGGACGACGACCGCACCCTTCGGAGGCGCCCCATGGCTTCGCCCGCCCACGAACCCGCTCCCGTACTCGACAAGGACGGCGTGCGGCTCACCGTCGACGACGCGATCGCCACGGTGACGCTGACCAACGCGGCCAAGCGCAACGCGCAGAGCCCCGCTCTGTGGCGCGCGCTCACCGACGCCGGCCGGCTGCTGCCCGGATCCGTCCGGGTCGTGGTGCTCCGTGCCGAGGGCAAGTCCTTCTCGGCCGGGCTCGACCGGCAGGCGTTCACGCCCGAGGGCTTCGACGGCGAACCGTCGTTCATCGACCTCGCGCGGGGTGGCGACGCCGAGCTGGACGCGACCATCACCGAGTACCAGGAGGCGTTCACCTGGTGGCGGCGCAGCGACATCCTGTCGGTCGCCGCCGTGCAGGGGCACGCCATCGGGGCCGGCTTCCAGTTGGCCCTCGCCTGTGACCTGCGGGTCGTCGCGGACGACGTCCAGTTCGCCATGCGCGAGACCAGCCTCGGCCTCGTGCCGGACCTGACGGGCACGCACCCCCTGGTGTCCCTGGTCGGCTACGCCCGCGCGCTGGAGATCTGCGCGACGGGCCGCTTCGTCACGGCCGAGGAGGCGGTGAGCACCGGGCTGGCCAATCTCGCCGTACCCGCGGACCAGCTCGACGGCGCCGTACGCGACCTGGTGTCGGCGGTCCTGGCGGCGCCGCGCGACGCGGTCATCGAGACCAAGGCGCTGCTTCAGGGCGCCCAGACCCGGGACTACGAGACCCAGCGCGCCGCCGAGCGGGCCGCGCAGGCCCGCCGCTTGCGCGACCTGGCCGGACTGGGGGAGTAACCCTCACATCGCGGCCCGGAAGGGTCCGGCGGCGCTCCGGCCGGAATCAGGTGATCGCCGTCAGCAGCACGGCGACCGAGGGTCGGTCCGGCAGGGACTCCGTCACCGCGGCGCGGACCTGTCGGGCCACCTCCACGGCCCGGTGGTCCGCGTCCACCGCCAGCTCCACCCGAACGTGGCGGCGCGGCAGGGAGACCTGCTCCTGCGGCAGCTCCGTGACGGTCACCGAACGGCCCAGCGTCGTCGTCAGCCGGGTCACGCCGGGAACCGCCAGCGCGGCGGCGGCCACGCGCCCCTCGGCACTTTCGCCGCCGTCGCCCGGCTCAACGGCCGCGGGACGCCACGAGCGGCCTTCGGCGGCCGGACCCGGTTCCCGGGTCGTGTCCGAGTCCGGGCCCGCGTCGGCGTCCGGGCCCGCGTCGGCGTCCGGGCCCGCGTCCGAGTCCGGGCCCGCGTCCGCGGCCCCAGCGCCGGCGTCGGCCCCGGCCGGGGTCGCGTCCGAGTCCGTGGTCGTGTCCGGATCCGTGGTCGCGTCCAGCAGGGCCGTCGCACGCAGGTCCACGTCGGTCACCGTCAGGCCGAGCCCTCGCGCCGCCGCCGTGAGCGCGGCGCGCAGGCGGGCGGCCGTCGCCGGCAGCGGCTCGGCCGTCGCCGCGGATCCGACGGTCGCCGCGAAGTCGGCCGTCACCCGCAGCGGGCCGGGCGGCAGCGCACTCGGCGGCGGCGGAACGGCCGGCTCGTGCGCGTCGTCCGGGTCGGCGGGCCCGATACGCAGGCCGCGGCCCGGACGCACGCCGGTCACATCCCGGGCCGCGGCCAGCAGCACCTCACGCGCCGCCCGTTCGGCGATCCACGCGCCGTCCCGTGGCCCGCCCAGCGGCAGCAACCTGCCGAGCCCCAACTGTTCCCGCACCGTCCGTGTCCACCGGTCCGCCGTCGTCATTCCTCCAGCCTGCCGCATCCACGGCGCGCGATCGCGCAACCGTGCTTACGGTGGTGGAGACGGACGTACCGGAAGGGACTGCGGCGATGAGTGACTTGACGGAGAAGGAAACAACCGAGACCGGCGCACAGCGTGGGCAAGGGGCCCGACGCGGTGGGGGTGCCCCCGCCGACCGCGGCCGCACCACCATCGCCGACGGCGTCGTGGAGAAGATCACCGGAATGGCGGCACGCGACGTCGCCGGTGTGCACGCCATGGGCAGCGGGATGTCGCGCACGTTCGGCGCCGTGCGCGACCGGGTGCCCGGCGGGACCAAGTCCGGGGTGACGCGCGGGGTCAAGGCCGAGGTCGGCGAGAGGCAGACCGCGCTCGACCTGGAGATCGTCGTCGAGTACGGCGTGTCGATCTCGGACGTGGCCGGGGACGTACGGGAGAACGTGGTCGCGGCGGTGGAGCGGATGACCGGCCTCGAGGTCGTCGAGGTCAACATCGCGGTGAGCGACGTGAAGCTGCCCGACGAGGAGGACGAGGAGCCGGAGCCTCGGATCAAGTGACGCGGACGGTGACTGGGCGAACGGTGACTGAGGGGAGCGCACGATGAGCATGGCCGTGGCCGGCATGATCGCCGGCATGGCGCTGGGTTTCGCCGGGTACTTCGGTGGGTTCGGAGCCTTCCTGCTGGTGGCGGCCCTGGGAGCGGTCGGGTTCATCATCGGCCGCTTCGTGGAGGGGGACATGGACCTCGGTGACTTCTTCCGGACCCGAGACGACCGGCGGCGGTGACCGGCGTGAGCAGTGGGGCCGGTGAGCTCCTCGAAGTCCCGGCCGTGCCGCCGCGCGAGCGCGGTGCCACGCGCATCGCCGACCGGGTCGTGGCCAAGGTCGCCGCGCAGGCGGCGCGCGAGGCGGCCGGTCCGCTGCACCCGGACGCCGAGCGCCCGCACGCCACCGTCGTCGTCCACCACGACACCGCGCACGTCCGGGTCCACCTCGAACTCGACTACCCGTGCGACATCGGTGCCCGCTGCGGTCGGGTGCGTCATCAAGTCGTCCAGCGGGTACGCGCGTTGGTGGGGATGGCGGTGCCGGAGGTCGCCGTCCAGGTGGAGCGGCTGCACCTGGCGGCGGAGTACGGCGCGAGACAGGGGAGGACGCGATGAGCGAGCCCCAGGGCTCCGAAGGCAGCACGCGGCGCCTGCCCGTCATGGAACCCGCCATGGAGAAGCAGACGCCGGCCGGCGCCGGGCCGCCGCCCGACCCCGGCGCGAGCAGCGGGCGCTCCGGCCGCTTCTGGTCCGCGCGCCGCGTCCCCGCGGGCATCGTCGCGCTGCTGATTCTGCTGGTCTCGGGCGCCTTCCTCTACGACGTCGTCGCCGTGCGGGCCGGCCGTACCGCCCTCGGCTGGCGCCGGGAACTGGCGCGGCAGCTCGCCGACCGGCCCCTCGACGACACGTGGGTCCTGGTCGGCGCGGGAGTCGCCGCGGCCCTCGGCCTCTGGCTGCTCGCACTGGCCCTCACCCCCGGCCTGCGCAAGGTGCTCCCGATGCGGCGCACCCGGCCGGACGTACGCGCGGGGCTCCACCGGGAGGCCGCCGCCACGGTGCTGCGCGACCGGGCCATGGAGGTCGCCGGAGTGCAGTCCGCGCGGGTCAGGATGCGCCGGCGGAAGGCCCGCGTGCGGGCGCTGTCGCACTTCCGTGAACTGGACGACGTACGGACCGATCTGGACGGCGTGCTCGACGACGCGGTGCGCGGGCTGGGACTGGCCCGGCCGCCCGCCGTGTCGCTGCGGGTCGCGCGGCCGGGGCGAAAGGGGTGAGGGCGGTGCTCAGGACCGTCGACCGTGTGCTGCTCGCCCTCGTGGGCCTGATCCTGCTCGCCCTCGGCGGTTCGGTCCTCGCCATCGGGCTCGGCGCCCCGGCGCCCTCCTGGTGGCTCCACGACGGGCCGGACGACGTGCTGCTCAGCACCGCCGACCGGACGCGGTGGCGGGACGCCGGGTGGTGGTGGCCGGTCGTCATCGCGGCACTCGCCGTCCTGCTGCTGCTCGCCCTGTGGTGGCTGGTCGCGGTGGTGCGTCGCCGTCGGCTCTCCGAGGTCCTCGTCGACACCGGGGACGGCGAGGGCGCGGTGCTGCGCGGCCGGGCCCTGGAGACCGTCCTCGCCCAGGAGGCGGACCGGGTGGACGGGGTCGAACGGGCCAAGGTCCGCCTCACCGGCCGCCGCGCCGCCCCGGAGACCCGCGTCCGCCTGCTCCTGGCCCCCCACGTCGACCCCGGCACCGCGCTGGACGACCTCACCACCCGCGCCCTGACCCACGCCCGTGCCTCGGCGAACCTCGAGACCCTTCCCGCGGAGGTCCACCTCTGGGGCGTCAAACACCGGGCCGAGCGAGTCAACTGAGGCCGTCAACTGAGGTCCGTGCGCGCGGCCGGGGCGCGGCCCTCCGAGCGGGTCCCGCCGCCAACAGGCTCCGCGTGAACGGGGCGCCTGAACGTGGTACGCCGCCCCGGCCGGGACGAGTGCGGGGGCAGGGGGCGGGGCGAGCGCGGGGGCGCGGCGAAGCGCGGGGCTCAGAACCCGTGCCGTACTCCGCCGTCCACGGGCAGCATCACGCCCGTCACGTAGGACGCCGCCGGGGACAGCAGGAACGCCGCCGCGCGGCCGAATTCCTCCGGGGCGCCGTAGCGGCGCAGCGGAATGCGGGACTCGGCGGCCGCCCTGGTCGCCTCCGGGTCGGCGGACAGGCCGTCCAGCTCGCGCACCCGGTCGGTGTCGACGCGGCCCGGCAGCAGGCCGACGACACGGATGCCGCGCGGCCCCAGCTCGTCGGCGAGGGACTTGGCGAAGCCGGCCAGCCCGGGGCGCAGGCCGTTGGAGATGGTCAGCCCCGGGATCGGCTCGTGCACCGAGCCCGACAGCACGAAGCCGACGACGCCGCCGTCCTCCAGCTCCGCCGCCGCCGTCCGGGCCAGCCGCACCGCTCCGAGGAACACCGACTCGAACGCCGCCTGCCACTGCTCGTCCGTGTTGTCGGCGACGAACCCGGGCGGCGGTCCGCCCACACTGATCAGTACGCCGTCGAAGCGGCCGAAGCGCTCGCGGGCGGTCGCGATCAGCCGGCCGGCGGCCTCGGGGTCGGCGTTGTCGGCGGCCACCCCCACCACGTCCGGGCCCAGCGCGGCCGCGGCGTCGGTGACGCTCTTCTCGTCCCGCCCCGTGACGAGCACCTTCGCCCCGTCGGCGGCCAGCTCGCGCGCGGCGGCGTTGCCCAGGCCCCGGGTGGCTCCCGTGACGACGTACACCCGGTCCTTCAGTCCAAGATCCATGGCCCTATCCTGCCCCCTGGTCCCCGAACAGGGCGAGGGCCGTGTTCACCAGGCCGATGTGGCTGAACGCCTGAGGGAAGTTGCCGAGCTGGTGGCCGGCCACCGGGTCGTACTCCTCGGCCAGCAGCCCCACGTCGTTGGCGAGCCCCACCAGCCGCTCGAACAGCTCCCGGGCCTCCTTCGTCCGGCCGGTCGCGTGCAGCGCGTCCGCGTACCAGAACGAACACACCAGGAAGGTCCCCTCGCTGCCCGGCAACCCGTCGACGGGGTCCCCCTCGGTGCTGTAGCGGCGCACCAGCCCGTCCCGGGTCAGCTCCTCGCCGATCGCGTCGACCGTGCCGACGACCCGCGGGTCGTCCGGCGGCAGGAAGCCCAGGCGCGGGATGAGCAGCAGCGAGGCGTCCAGCTCCCGCGAGCCGTAGGACTGGGTGAAGGTGTTGCGCTCCGGGTCGTAGCCCTTCTCGCACACCTCGCGGTGCACCTCCTCGCGCAGCGCGCGCCAGCCGTCCGGGTCGCCCCCGCCCAGCTCGGGGTGCTCCTCCAGTGTGCGCACCGCCCGGTCCAGGGCCACCCACGTCATCACCTTGGAGTGCACGAACTGCCGGCGTCCGCCGCGCACCTCCCACAGCCCCTCGTCGGGCTGCCGCCACGCCGTGGTCAGGAAGTCCATCAGGGCGCACTGCAGCTCCCACATCTGCGGCCGGGGGTGCATGCCCGTCAGCCGGGCCAGTGACAGCGAGTCCATGACCTCGCCGTACACGTCAAGCTGGAGCTGGTTCACCGCGTCGTTGCCGACCCGTACGGGCGTGGACTCGGCGAAGCCGGACAGCCACGGCAGCTCGAACTCGGGCAGCCGCCGCTCACCCGCCAGGCCGTACATGATCTGCAGGTCCGCCGGGTTGCCCGCGACCGCGCGCAGCAGCCAGTCGCGCCAGGCCTCGGCCTCCTCCAGATATCCGGCCGCCAACAGGGCGCCCAGGGTGAGGGTGGAGTCGCGCAGCCAGCAGAAACGGTAGTCCCAGTTGCGCACGCCGCCCGGTTCCTCGGGCAGCGAGGTGGTGGGGGCGGCCACGATGCCGCCGGTCGGCAGGTAGGTGAGCGCCTTCAGGGTGATCAGCGAGCGGACGACGGCGTCCCGGTACGGACCGTCGTAGCGGCAGTGCGCGACCCAGGCGCGCCAGTCCTCGACGCTGTGCTCCAAGGACATGTACGGGTCGACCAGCGGTGGGCGGGACTCGTGCGAGGGGTGCCAGGTCAGGACGAAGGCGACCTTCTCGCCCGCGGCGACCGTGAACTCCGCGTGCGTCCCGAAATCCTGGCCCCAGCTACGCACCTCGGGCTCGCTGCGCAGCCACGCCGAGTCCGGTCCGGCGACGGCCACGCGGTGCCCGTCGGTCCTGCGCATCCACGGGACGATCGAGCCGTAGTCGAAGCGCAGCCGGAGCACGCTGTGCACGGTGACCTCACCGCTCAGGCCCTCCACGATGCGTACGAGGTCCGGGGCGCGGTCGCGCTGGGGCATCAGGTCGGTGACCCGTACCGCGCCGTCCGGGGTCTCCCACTCGGTGTCCAGGACGAGGGTGTCCGGGCGGTAGGCGCGC
Coding sequences within it:
- a CDS encoding SDR family oxidoreductase, with protein sequence MDLGLKDRVYVVTGATRGLGNAAARELAADGAKVLVTGRDEKSVTDAAAALGPDVVGVAADNADPEAAGRLIATARERFGRFDGVLISVGGPPPGFVADNTDEQWQAAFESVFLGAVRLARTAAAELEDGGVVGFVLSGSVHEPIPGLTISNGLRPGLAGFAKSLADELGPRGIRVVGLLPGRVDTDRVRELDGLSADPEATRAAAESRIPLRRYGAPEEFGRAAAFLLSPAASYVTGVMLPVDGGVRHGF
- a CDS encoding glycoside hydrolase family 15 protein, giving the protein MHPQIEDYALIGDQQTAALVGTDGSVDWLCLPRFDSAACFAKLLGDEDNGHWRIAPKGAERCTRRAYRPDTLVLDTEWETPDGAVRVTDLMPQRDRAPDLVRIVEGLSGEVTVHSVLRLRFDYGSIVPWMRRTDGHRVAVAGPDSAWLRSEPEVRSWGQDFGTHAEFTVAAGEKVAFVLTWHPSHESRPPLVDPYMSLEHSVEDWRAWVAHCRYDGPYRDAVVRSLITLKALTYLPTGGIVAAPTTSLPEEPGGVRNWDYRFCWLRDSTLTLGALLAAGYLEEAEAWRDWLLRAVAGNPADLQIMYGLAGERRLPEFELPWLSGFAESTPVRVGNDAVNQLQLDVYGEVMDSLSLARLTGMHPRPQMWELQCALMDFLTTAWRQPDEGLWEVRGGRRQFVHSKVMTWVALDRAVRTLEEHPELGGGDPDGWRALREEVHREVCEKGYDPERNTFTQSYGSRELDASLLLIPRLGFLPPDDPRVVGTVDAIGEELTRDGLVRRYSTEGDPVDGLPGSEGTFLVCSFWYADALHATGRTKEARELFERLVGLANDVGLLAEEYDPVAGHQLGNFPQAFSHIGLVNTALALFGDQGAG